In the Pseudomonadota bacterium genome, one interval contains:
- a CDS encoding peptidylprolyl isomerase, with protein sequence MVQANMHDKVKVHYSGTLSDGTVFDSSLEREPFEFTIGQGMVIPGFEKGIIGMSEGDSGMVSMTSDDAYGPYRDDLVGVIDKSRKPENIDLEIGMVLQMRSPEGSITNVTVTDIGDEGITLDLNHPLAGKDLVFEIKLMEVLQA encoded by the coding sequence ATGGTACAGGCAAATATGCATGATAAAGTAAAAGTTCACTATTCTGGAACATTAAGTGATGGTACCGTTTTTGACTCCTCGCTTGAGAGAGAACCCTTCGAGTTTACAATTGGACAAGGAATGGTCATACCTGGGTTTGAGAAAGGAATAATCGGTATGAGTGAAGGGGACTCCGGGATGGTTTCAATGACATCGGACGATGCCTACGGCCCTTACAGGGATGATCTTGTTGGTGTTATTGATAAGTCCCGTAAACCTGAGAATATCGATTTAGAGATAGGGATGGTGTTACAGATGCGCTCGCCTGAAGGCAGTATTACTAATGTTACCGTTACAGACATAGGTGATGAAGGTATCACACTTGATTTGAACCATCCTCTTGCCGGTAAAGACCTTGTTTTTGAGATAAAACTTATGGAGGTATTGCAGGCGTAA
- a CDS encoding RNA-binding protein gives MEGSKLYVGNLSYSVSSEQLKELFGQFGEVRDIRIIEGKGFGFVEMATQMEAEKVKKDLNGTQFMGRTITVDEARPTRDRQKGRGGPRRY, from the coding sequence ATGGAAGGCAGCAAACTTTATGTAGGAAACCTTAGCTATTCGGTAAGCAGCGAACAATTGAAAGAGTTATTTGGACAGTTTGGAGAAGTGAGAGATATACGGATCATCGAGGGCAAAGGTTTTGGATTTGTTGAGATGGCGACGCAAATGGAAGCCGAGAAGGTGAAGAAAGACTTGAATGGCACCCAGTTCATGGGGCGTACCATAACTGTCGACGAAGCCCGCCCGACAAGGGACAGGCAAAAAGGAAGAGGCGGCCCTCGAAGATATTAA
- a CDS encoding nitronate monooxygenase, with protein MTIEHKLPSLKIKGITIKFPIIQGGMGVGVSLSPLASAVAKEGGVGIVSSAALDRLVTKRTGKPHNTYEATREEISLAKAKGGIAGINIMVALGRDYDDSVKGAIDAGADVIISGGGLPLGLPGVKKPGDTALIPIISSARALELICRKWERLGYRPDAVVLEGPLAGGHLGFKFEDIGLESNRLENLFPPVKEVSLQHGGFPVIVAGGIYTHDDILKFLQMGADGVQMGTRFLVTEESSATPAYKQAVIDAKKEDILVAHRPGSPCGLPFMVLKQSPMFASALERKRKPQCDKGYVLTKNGDGQYMRCIAKNDNEASFCICNGLLSSAGYNPQDEEPLYTVGVNGYRLDKIVSAKELMDELTGKTQ; from the coding sequence ATGACGATAGAACATAAATTGCCTTCACTGAAAATAAAAGGGATAACCATAAAATTCCCTATCATTCAGGGTGGGATGGGGGTTGGCGTATCCCTCTCGCCTCTCGCCAGTGCCGTTGCAAAAGAGGGAGGGGTTGGAATTGTGTCGAGCGCCGCCCTCGACAGGCTTGTTACAAAAAGGACCGGCAAACCGCACAATACATATGAGGCAACACGTGAAGAAATATCTCTCGCAAAGGCCAAAGGAGGCATTGCAGGCATAAACATCATGGTTGCCCTCGGTAGAGATTATGATGATTCCGTAAAGGGTGCAATTGATGCAGGCGCAGATGTTATCATTTCCGGCGGAGGTCTCCCCCTGGGTCTTCCAGGCGTCAAAAAACCAGGAGATACCGCCCTGATCCCCATCATCTCTTCAGCACGCGCCCTCGAGCTCATCTGTAGGAAGTGGGAAAGACTGGGCTATCGGCCCGATGCAGTTGTGCTCGAAGGACCCCTTGCAGGTGGCCATTTAGGGTTTAAGTTCGAGGATATAGGTCTCGAATCAAACAGGCTTGAAAACCTTTTCCCTCCTGTAAAAGAGGTATCTTTGCAGCATGGCGGGTTTCCCGTTATCGTGGCAGGCGGTATTTATACCCACGATGATATTCTGAAGTTCCTTCAGATGGGGGCAGACGGGGTACAAATGGGAACGAGATTTCTCGTTACCGAAGAAAGCAGCGCAACACCCGCATACAAACAGGCTGTTATCGATGCTAAAAAAGAAGACATTCTGGTTGCGCACAGACCCGGCTCACCATGCGGATTGCCTTTTATGGTCCTGAAACAGTCCCCCATGTTTGCCTCAGCCCTTGAAAGAAAGAGAAAACCGCAGTGCGATAAAGGGTATGTACTCACCAAAAACGGGGACGGCCAATACATGCGCTGCATTGCAAAAAACGACAATGAAGCTTCATTCTGCATCTGTAACGGTCTCTTGAGCTCCGCGGGCTACAATCCTCAAGACGAAGAACCGCTTTATACAGTAGGCGTAAACGGCTATAGACTTGATAAGATTGTAAGCGCCAAAGAGTTAATGGATGAACTGACAGGTAAAACGCAATAA
- a CDS encoding TetR/AcrR family transcriptional regulator: protein MNKRSGINSKKRILTAALKVFSEYGYKGASMRMIASTARISIGGVYLYFTNKEELYLTLIKERFDDFSAQIKTSISEIEDPVKAISSFIMMYLEYAKTHKELILTQGREHGFTFAIDIKREFFKEQRGIIEGIVARGIQSGVFTECNAKEVTKIIMGTLRGFILSIVVDPDNLFSPKECCRLMLGGLLKRQVVK, encoded by the coding sequence ATGAACAAACGTTCAGGAATTAATTCAAAAAAGAGAATCTTAACCGCTGCCCTTAAAGTATTTTCTGAATACGGTTATAAAGGGGCCAGCATGAGGATGATTGCTTCTACTGCCCGGATCAGTATCGGTGGTGTTTACCTTTATTTCACAAACAAAGAAGAACTTTATCTGACCCTTATAAAAGAAAGGTTTGATGATTTTTCTGCTCAGATAAAAACATCAATCAGCGAAATTGAAGATCCTGTCAAGGCAATCTCATCGTTTATCATGATGTATCTCGAGTATGCAAAAACCCACAAGGAACTCATACTTACCCAGGGCAGGGAGCACGGATTTACCTTTGCGATTGATATAAAAAGGGAATTTTTTAAAGAACAGAGGGGCATCATAGAGGGCATCGTTGCGCGAGGGATACAATCAGGGGTCTTCACGGAATGCAATGCAAAAGAAGTGACAAAGATCATAATGGGAACCCTGAGGGGATTTATTTTATCCATCGTTGTTGATCCCGACAATCTTTTTTCGCCCAAAGAATGCTGCAGGCTTATGCTTGGAGGACTCCTTAAAAGGCAGGTAGTTAAATGA
- a CDS encoding PBP1A family penicillin-binding protein, with translation MYSRVIKFAILLIFLPAVFGGSFGYGLVNYLEIPDVKQLESYKPKSSTRLYADDNNLFAELFVEKRVPIPITEMPNHLKYAFIAIEDVRFYKHFGIDIRSIGRAAFKNIARRGITEGASTITQQLARNLFLTSKKSFKRKIEEAALAIQIERAYSKDEILNMYLNLIYLGEGAHGVEAASYTYFHKKANQLAVEESATLAALTKSPSRLSPFKNPSRAIERRNIVLRKMYDAGFINKSAYMQAMKTPMTLAPFRGYEKKTGYFIEYVKQNLDEFVENSQDIYTKGLNIKTTVNLKMTEYGYEAIEKGLQSYKTRHPNITALPEVALIAIEVKTGNIKVMIGGRDFTSSPYNRAVQAKRQPGSAFKPIIYLTALEKGLRPDTILRDAPVSFTNPYTKVVWQPKNYKNEYHGDVTMRRALELSLNTASVRLLERVGVENVIDMAKRLNINSNFAPNLSLALGTTEIIPLDLAFAYATFARGGIYISPSAIRNIATTEGEEIYTEESLEESVVSPEAAYALVDIMKGVVKRGTARGAASMPYYLAGKTGTTDDFKDAWFVGFSPNLLCLVWVGYDKGTHLGNKESGGAAALPIWIDFMAKALPMYPNDDFAQPEKPASEQQPVDKEQL, from the coding sequence ATGTATTCAAGGGTTATCAAATTCGCCATTCTTTTAATCTTTCTGCCCGCTGTTTTTGGCGGTAGTTTCGGATACGGCCTTGTCAATTACCTTGAAATTCCCGATGTAAAACAACTCGAATCTTATAAACCCAAGTCGTCAACGAGGCTTTATGCAGATGACAACAACCTCTTCGCCGAGCTTTTTGTGGAAAAAAGGGTACCCATTCCGATCACGGAAATGCCAAATCACCTCAAATATGCATTTATAGCCATTGAAGACGTGAGGTTCTACAAACATTTCGGTATTGATATAAGAAGCATCGGGAGGGCCGCCTTCAAAAACATCGCCCGCCGGGGAATCACAGAGGGAGCATCCACCATAACGCAGCAGCTTGCCAGGAACCTCTTCCTAACCTCCAAAAAAAGCTTTAAAAGAAAAATCGAGGAAGCCGCTCTTGCGATTCAGATAGAGAGGGCTTATTCAAAGGACGAGATTCTCAACATGTATCTGAATCTCATTTATCTCGGCGAAGGCGCACATGGCGTTGAGGCGGCGAGCTATACCTATTTCCACAAAAAGGCAAACCAGTTAGCCGTTGAAGAATCGGCAACCCTGGCAGCCCTCACAAAATCCCCTTCAAGATTATCCCCCTTTAAAAATCCTTCAAGGGCTATTGAAAGAAGAAATATTGTACTGAGAAAAATGTACGATGCAGGATTCATTAATAAAAGCGCCTACATGCAGGCGATGAAGACCCCTATGACCCTCGCACCATTCAGGGGCTACGAGAAAAAAACCGGATATTTTATCGAGTATGTGAAACAGAATCTTGACGAATTTGTAGAAAATTCACAGGATATATATACCAAAGGACTCAATATAAAAACCACGGTAAACCTTAAAATGACAGAATATGGCTATGAGGCGATTGAAAAAGGGCTGCAGTCTTATAAGACAAGGCACCCCAATATAACTGCACTCCCTGAGGTTGCCCTCATAGCAATTGAGGTAAAGACAGGCAATATCAAGGTCATGATAGGCGGGAGAGATTTTACATCTTCGCCCTACAACAGGGCAGTTCAGGCAAAGAGACAGCCCGGTTCCGCCTTTAAACCCATTATTTATCTTACTGCATTGGAGAAAGGCCTTCGCCCTGACACCATCCTGAGGGATGCACCCGTATCTTTCACAAACCCATACACAAAAGTGGTGTGGCAACCAAAAAACTATAAAAATGAATATCATGGCGATGTAACTATGCGGAGGGCACTCGAACTGTCTCTGAACACCGCCAGTGTCCGGCTGCTTGAAAGGGTTGGGGTCGAAAACGTCATAGACATGGCAAAGAGGCTGAACATAAACAGCAACTTTGCGCCAAATCTCTCTTTGGCCCTGGGCACAACGGAAATAATCCCCTTAGACCTTGCATTTGCCTATGCAACCTTTGCAAGGGGTGGTATTTATATCTCCCCTTCGGCCATAAGAAATATTGCTACCACTGAAGGAGAAGAAATTTATACCGAAGAATCCCTTGAAGAAAGTGTAGTTTCCCCTGAGGCCGCCTATGCACTTGTTGATATAATGAAAGGTGTTGTAAAAAGAGGTACTGCACGGGGCGCAGCGTCTATGCCCTATTATCTTGCAGGGAAAACAGGCACCACCGACGACTTTAAAGATGCATGGTTCGTCGGCTTTTCGCCAAACCTTCTTTGCCTTGTCTGGGTTGGATATGACAAAGGGACCCACCTGGGCAACAAGGAGTCAGGGGGGGCAGCAGCATTACCTATATGGATTGATTTCATGGCAAAGGCACTGCCCATGTACCCGAATGATGACTTTGCACAACCGGAAAAACCAGCCTCCGAGCAACAACCTGTGGATAAGGAGCAACTATAA
- a CDS encoding metallophosphoesterase → MEKTGHDNFARFMAYIGYTWMVVLFLFFSVSICIDFLRLCVYLVGLISKTDVSRFIHADRYFFVIPFVCASLITPYGFYEATQIRIEKITIKTPKIHEKVGTLRIVQVSDVHTGLIIGKKRMEQIADKIRDIKPDILVSTGDLIDGRFNKLKTSIEPLKRINPTYGKFAITGNHEYYAGIDASIDFIEQAGFEVLRGRGVNVGDIINIAGVDDAAGVNYKNNLIYERALLLSLPQEKFTILLKHRPVVDQGAVDFFDLQLSGHTHKGQVFPFRYVVKIFFPLYTGFHKISDKSYLYTSSGVGTWGPPMRFLAPPEITVIELVHDVVQSLAF, encoded by the coding sequence ATGGAAAAGACCGGTCATGATAATTTTGCACGTTTCATGGCTTACATCGGGTACACGTGGATGGTGGTACTGTTTCTGTTCTTTTCCGTATCTATCTGCATCGATTTTCTGAGGTTGTGCGTATATTTAGTGGGTTTAATATCAAAAACAGACGTTTCAAGGTTTATACATGCCGACAGATACTTTTTTGTCATTCCGTTTGTATGCGCTTCATTGATTACGCCATACGGGTTTTATGAGGCGACGCAAATAAGGATTGAAAAAATAACTATCAAAACCCCGAAGATCCATGAAAAAGTGGGTACACTCAGAATTGTTCAGGTTTCCGATGTCCACACCGGTCTTATTATAGGGAAGAAAAGGATGGAACAGATCGCAGACAAAATCAGGGATATTAAACCTGATATTCTTGTCTCAACAGGTGATCTTATTGACGGGCGCTTTAACAAATTAAAAACATCTATTGAGCCGTTAAAACGAATCAATCCGACCTACGGCAAATTTGCCATAACAGGTAATCATGAATACTATGCCGGGATTGACGCTTCCATTGATTTCATAGAACAGGCAGGGTTTGAGGTTTTGAGGGGCAGGGGGGTTAACGTTGGAGATATTATCAATATTGCAGGCGTTGATGACGCAGCAGGGGTTAACTATAAAAATAACTTGATTTACGAAAGGGCATTGCTTTTAAGCCTTCCACAGGAGAAATTTACCATTTTACTCAAACACAGACCTGTTGTTGACCAAGGCGCTGTGGACTTTTTTGACCTTCAGCTTTCAGGCCACACGCATAAGGGGCAGGTATTTCCATTCCGGTATGTTGTAAAAATCTTTTTCCCGCTCTATACCGGATTCCACAAGATAAGTGATAAATCGTATCTTTACACAAGCAGCGGAGTAGGGACATGGGGTCCGCCGATGCGCTTCCTCGCGCCGCCGGAAATAACGGTGATCGAGCTGGTGCACGATGTGGTTCAGAGTTTAGCCTTCTGA